One genomic segment of Rhizobium sp. ZPR4 includes these proteins:
- a CDS encoding aldehyde dehydrogenase family protein, which translates to MTIHSLPSQARDGRHIFYNGEYQEIVGTGRIDVRSPSTNEGIGYMAVADASDVARATKSAAKAFETWSALDPLDRARHLRKLAEIVRAHIGELATWESAITGRPLREMRAQMARIPEWIEYFAGIAPGLEGESNRLRGGFASTTSWHPYGVCALLTPWNHPILILVKKLAAALAVGNTVVVKPSELAPCTPLVFAAWCSEAGIPPGVVNVVTGEGATGASLCASREVRRIDLTGGTTTGRRVAAAAAERLVPCTLELGGKTPVVIFDDCDIDEAAAGAVFSAFVASGQTCVSAGRFIVQRSVYDRFVEAFSARTATLKVGDPAELETDLGPVISYASLERVERMIANAKAAGARLVTGGAAPVFEGPLSAGNFVKPTIFADVKPDMELFREEVFGPVVAVTAFDSEEDALALANDSPYALGASIWTKDIARASRISSRIKAGIIWINDHHKNDPRSIWGGYGDSGYGVENGWDAIKSYLIKRNVIVSSNPEFDDWFKGGTRYG; encoded by the coding sequence ATGACCATACACTCTTTGCCATCCCAAGCTCGCGATGGCCGCCATATATTCTACAACGGTGAATACCAAGAGATCGTCGGCACGGGCCGAATTGACGTTCGCAGTCCTTCCACAAACGAAGGTATCGGCTACATGGCTGTCGCTGATGCGAGCGATGTTGCGCGAGCAACCAAATCTGCGGCCAAAGCTTTCGAAACCTGGTCTGCCCTAGACCCGCTCGATAGAGCCCGTCATCTGCGAAAGCTGGCCGAAATCGTGCGGGCGCATATTGGCGAGCTTGCTACCTGGGAGTCGGCGATAACTGGACGCCCGCTGCGTGAAATGCGGGCTCAGATGGCTAGAATCCCTGAGTGGATCGAGTATTTCGCAGGAATCGCACCCGGGCTCGAAGGAGAGTCAAACCGGCTCCGTGGTGGCTTCGCATCAACGACGAGCTGGCATCCCTATGGCGTTTGCGCCCTGCTCACGCCTTGGAACCATCCGATCCTTATCCTGGTCAAGAAGCTGGCTGCGGCGCTTGCAGTGGGAAACACCGTCGTTGTCAAGCCCTCCGAACTGGCACCGTGTACCCCTCTGGTGTTTGCGGCCTGGTGCTCGGAAGCAGGTATCCCACCGGGCGTCGTCAATGTTGTTACAGGTGAAGGTGCGACGGGCGCATCGCTGTGCGCGAGCCGTGAAGTTCGTCGCATCGACCTGACCGGTGGTACCACGACAGGACGGCGTGTAGCGGCAGCCGCAGCGGAGCGTCTCGTTCCGTGCACTCTCGAACTGGGCGGCAAAACACCTGTTGTCATATTCGACGATTGCGACATCGACGAAGCCGCTGCAGGGGCAGTCTTCTCCGCATTTGTAGCATCGGGGCAAACCTGCGTATCGGCTGGCCGCTTCATAGTTCAACGTTCCGTTTACGATCGCTTCGTTGAAGCGTTCAGCGCGCGCACAGCAACCCTCAAGGTCGGCGATCCTGCCGAGTTGGAGACAGACCTCGGTCCGGTTATCTCCTACGCCTCTCTCGAGAGGGTCGAGCGGATGATCGCAAATGCAAAAGCCGCTGGCGCTCGATTGGTAACGGGCGGCGCGGCGCCCGTGTTTGAGGGGCCACTTTCAGCAGGAAACTTTGTGAAACCCACGATCTTTGCGGACGTGAAGCCGGATATGGAGCTTTTCAGGGAAGAGGTTTTCGGTCCAGTGGTGGCGGTCACGGCCTTCGACAGCGAGGAGGACGCCTTGGCGTTGGCGAATGACTCGCCTTACGCGCTGGGTGCATCGATCTGGACGAAAGACATCGCACGCGCATCGCGGATCAGCTCGCGCATCAAAGCAGGCATAATTTGGATTAACGACCATCACAAAAACGATCCAAGATCGATTTGGGGTGGATACGGTGACAGCGGCTATGGCGTGGAAAACGGCTGGGACGCAATAAAATCTTACCTGATCAAACGAAACGTCATCGTCTCTTCAAACCCGGAATTCGACGATTGGTTTAAGGGCGGGACGCGCTACGGCTGA
- a CDS encoding NAD(P)-dependent oxidoreductase — translation MRVGFIGIGAMGVGVVRNLLSAGHDVAVWDRFQTPVEELVKLGATAASSPVDAASSGIVLSMLAHDDAIQQGLIDLGWLVSVKKPLVHVNLSTISVNYSKKLTELHEEVGIGYIASPVFGRPDAALAGKLNLVVGGPKDLVERLNPVLSPISAKVWHVGEQPSQANLVKIAGNMMISSAIESMAEAIALGAAHDVDRYVMLDLYLEALFPCGVYRGYGEFIRRREYEPVGFKLPLGLKDIRLALEAGEAARVPLPLAGVVRDSLVMAMANGYEEKDWSSLAEMSFLRANIGAGR, via the coding sequence ATGAGAGTCGGATTCATTGGAATTGGGGCAATGGGAGTCGGTGTTGTGCGCAACCTGCTCTCGGCAGGGCATGACGTGGCGGTATGGGACCGCTTCCAGACGCCTGTTGAGGAGTTGGTCAAACTCGGCGCTACTGCAGCTTCGTCGCCTGTAGACGCCGCGAGTTCGGGGATCGTACTTTCCATGTTGGCGCACGATGACGCCATCCAGCAGGGTTTGATTGATTTAGGCTGGCTCGTCTCCGTCAAGAAGCCGCTTGTTCACGTCAACCTCTCCACAATCTCTGTTAATTACTCAAAGAAGCTCACCGAGCTTCACGAAGAAGTAGGAATCGGCTACATTGCTTCCCCTGTTTTCGGCAGGCCTGATGCCGCCCTCGCGGGAAAACTGAACCTTGTGGTTGGGGGACCAAAGGATTTAGTTGAGCGACTCAATCCGGTTCTTAGCCCAATCAGCGCCAAGGTCTGGCACGTCGGAGAACAACCATCCCAGGCAAACCTCGTGAAAATTGCAGGCAACATGATGATCTCCTCTGCTATCGAATCCATGGCAGAAGCTATAGCTCTGGGCGCAGCACACGACGTTGATCGCTATGTGATGTTGGACCTGTACCTCGAAGCCCTTTTCCCATGCGGAGTTTACCGGGGCTATGGAGAATTCATTCGCCGCAGGGAATATGAGCCGGTCGGCTTTAAGCTTCCCCTTGGCCTTAAGGACATACGACTCGCACTCGAGGCTGGGGAAGCTGCTCGGGTTCCATTGCCTCTTGCCGGTGTTGTTCGTGACAGCCTCGTTATGGCCATGGCAAACGGCTACGAAGAAAAGGACTGGTCATCTCTTGCTGAGATGTCTTTCCTTCGTGCCAACATCGGAGCTGGGAGGTGA
- a CDS encoding LuxR family transcriptional regulator produces MEGLRIENDGFQFVALEIQNARSVEDALRIIEQAYGIDYSTYHLALTVADVVDAPYVRTTYPDAWVARYLLRGYVKVDPIVCEGLVRQMPFDWREVEVPQASHKFLQDAQEHGVGANGYSIPIVDKKRRALFSLNSRKTDSDWSNLVEMRRHEWLDLAFLIHRKAVFELHGEHDPVPQLGPREKECLYWSALGKTNDEIAEILGLSMHTTNRYLMSARHKLGAASTTAATALAIQLRLINPYGNR; encoded by the coding sequence ATGGAAGGTTTACGGATAGAAAATGACGGCTTTCAATTTGTCGCTCTTGAAATACAGAATGCTCGCAGCGTCGAGGACGCGCTACGAATAATCGAACAAGCATACGGCATCGACTATTCCACCTACCATCTGGCTCTGACCGTAGCTGACGTCGTCGACGCACCGTATGTTCGCACGACTTACCCCGATGCCTGGGTTGCTCGTTACCTGCTCCGGGGATATGTGAAAGTCGATCCGATCGTGTGCGAGGGTCTGGTGCGGCAAATGCCTTTCGACTGGCGCGAGGTGGAAGTCCCGCAGGCGTCGCATAAGTTCCTACAGGACGCTCAGGAGCATGGTGTCGGAGCCAACGGGTATTCCATTCCCATTGTCGACAAGAAGCGCCGCGCCCTTTTCTCATTAAACTCGAGGAAGACCGACAGCGATTGGAGCAATCTGGTGGAGATGCGTCGCCACGAGTGGCTCGATCTCGCGTTCCTCATTCACAGGAAAGCGGTGTTCGAGCTTCACGGCGAGCATGATCCAGTCCCGCAGCTCGGTCCGCGAGAGAAAGAGTGCCTTTATTGGTCCGCTCTGGGCAAAACCAACGACGAGATCGCTGAAATCCTAGGCCTGTCAATGCATACAACCAACCGCTATCTGATGTCGGCGCGCCACAAGCTCGGGGCCGCATCGACCACAGCGGCAACTGCTCTCGCAATTCAGCTTCGCCTGATAAATCCATATGGCAATAGATAG
- a CDS encoding acyl-homoserine-lactone synthase: MYLLVQAREYHKHVELLDQSFRLRKRVFVDRLGWDVSVSDHRERDHYDELHPAYLLWCDEGRQQLYGSVRLMPTTGPTLLYDVFRATFPDACDLIAPGIWEGTRMCIDEDAIDLDMPEMRPDRAFCLLLLALCETALAHGIDTMISNYEPHMRRVYQKAGAELDELGRSDGYGRFPVCCGAFEVSHRVLDAMRTKLQVDAPLYHRPAFPHRASASPTLLPA; the protein is encoded by the coding sequence ATGTATCTTCTTGTCCAGGCGCGCGAATATCACAAACACGTCGAATTGCTCGATCAATCGTTCCGTCTGAGGAAAAGAGTGTTTGTGGACCGACTCGGCTGGGATGTTTCGGTATCAGACCATCGCGAGCGGGATCACTACGACGAACTTCACCCTGCCTATCTGCTGTGGTGCGATGAAGGTCGCCAGCAGCTTTACGGCTCAGTTCGGCTCATGCCGACGACTGGTCCCACCTTACTCTATGACGTGTTCCGCGCAACATTTCCTGATGCGTGTGACCTGATCGCGCCTGGCATCTGGGAGGGTACGCGGATGTGCATCGACGAAGATGCCATCGATCTTGACATGCCAGAAATGCGTCCAGACAGAGCCTTTTGCCTGCTCCTGCTCGCTTTGTGCGAAACAGCGCTTGCCCATGGCATCGACACGATGATCTCCAATTATGAGCCGCACATGCGCCGGGTCTATCAAAAAGCTGGCGCCGAGCTCGATGAACTCGGGCGTTCAGACGGATATGGTCGTTTCCCGGTCTGCTGCGGCGCCTTCGAAGTCTCGCACCGCGTATTGGATGCCATGCGCACCAAGCTTCAGGTGGACGCCCCGCTTTATCACCGACCTGCATTCCCACACCGCGCTAGCGCCTCCCCGACATTGCTGCCCGCCTGA